One Chlamydiales bacterium genomic window, TGTACTTAAACGTTTTGAGCGCATTGAAGTTTTAAAGAAACTGGGTCGTTGGGATCAAGAAAAGAATAAAATAGTTACAGGTCTTCCTAAAACGCCATCTATTGAAATCTAACTCTCTTAAAAACTTGAATATAAATTTCAAAAATCAAATTCAAGTGAAATAAGTGCATGAAAGTCTTTGTTTTTGATGAACAATCTGATCTTTCTATTGATCCTGACTCGGTTCAGCCGATTGTGAGTCAGGTCTTAGTAAAAGAAAAATATTCTACAGATGAAGTGTCTGTCCATTTTGTGACAACTAAAATGATTGTGGAACTCCACAAGAAATTTTTCCGAGACCCCTCTCCGACAGATTGTATTTCTTTTCCAATAGATCAGCATCAATTTTTAGGATCACATGTTCTAGGTGAAATTTTTATTTGTCCTCGAACAGGGATTGAATATATACTAAAAAAAAATAGCAAAGATCAAAACTACTACCATGAAATCACCCTTTATCTTGTGCATGGGCTTTTGCATCTTATTGGTTATAATGATATTGGAGAACACGATAGAGCAAAAATGCGCAAGGCTGAGCAAAAATTAATGACATTTCTTATTCGTAATCAAATCCTCTTAAAGGGGTAAACATCAAAAATACACATGTATAAATATGAGATAATTTTTGAAAATTCATGCAGCTAATCAAAGGAATATTTTTTCTTTATTATAATTAAAAATCCATGTTAACTCATACTATTCTTATTGCCTCTTTCTTTCTAGTTGGGGTCTTTTTTTTAACCACAGTTTCTTATGCTTTCATGCATTTGGGAGAGATTTCTTCCTTAAATGTGATTAAGCAACATCGTAAATGTTTTTTTTATTATCCCTCTCACCTTTTTATTTTTAACGATCCTCCTTTTGAACTCCTTATTTTTTCTACGATACTTGGAAAAAATTTCGCTTTTCTTGGATTTGTTTTCACAATAGTTTATGCGTTGTTCCTTTTTTCTCTTTCTATTTGGCAAATCATTATCATTTTACTAGTCCTTTTATTAGGAATTTCATTATTCGGAGAGTTTTTTCCTCGCCTATGGAGTATACGAGCTGCTGATTATGCTTTATCTTTTTCTATGCCATTTGCCTCTTTTTTTCTCTTTCTTTCACTGCCTTTTTCCTTTTTATTTGTAAAATTTGCATGGTATTCAGCTCGTGCAAAAGAAAAAGCACAATTAGGGAATCAAGTTGAAGAAATGAAAGAAACAGTTGTGGAGGTGTTAAGAAAAAAAGGCTTAAAAGGAAAACTTAATCGATCAGATAAAAAACTGATTGAATCAGTAATAAAATTTAAAGATCGTATCGTACGTGAAATTATGGTACCAAGAGTCGATTTATGTAGCCTAGCTGCTGAAACACCTATCCGGCTTGCAGCTCAATCCTTTATCAATGAGGGTTATAGCCGAATTCCAGTATATAAAGGAACGATTGATAATATGATTGGGGTATTAATGTTTAAAGACATTCTTGAAATCTATATGAATTCTCTTGAAGACAGAGATAAAACCTCTCTTATTGCATCCCCTATCGATTCAATCATAAAAAATGTCTTTTATACACCCGAAACAAAAAAGGCCTCACAGCTCCTTCAAGAATTTCGTGCCAAACAAATGCATATGGCAATTGTCGTTGATGAATATGGTGGAACAGAAGGTGTAGTTACAATAGAGGATATTTTAGAAGAGATCGTTGGAGAAATTGCAGATGAATATGATACTAGTGAAGAAGCTAACTATACAACTGAATCGGGAGGAAAAAGCTGGATTGTTGATGGGAGGATGACAATTTTAGATATAGAAGAAAATTTTAATATTCATCTTCCTCAAGAAGGAGATTACGATACAATTGGGGGGTATATTTTCCATAAAGTAGGAGCAATTCCACAAAAAGGTTTAAAGATTCATTACCAAAACTTTGATCTTGAAATTTTGCATTCTTCAGATAAAAGTGTTGAAAAAGTGCGAATCACTGCTAGAAAAAAAATACACGAAGATTAAAGATCTAACTTACTATCAATCCAATTGAAAGAGTTCTGTTGATTATGCTATGAGAAAAATGGTCTGCATAAATAAAAGATAACACTTGACAATCTGTTAAACATTTCGCTATCTCCTGATAAAATTTAGACTAGATCATGGAAATTACTGAAAAAAAAGAAAACAATGCGATGATTTTTGTCTTAAAAGGACGTTTAGATAGCAGTGCTTCTGAAGAAGTTGAAAAAAAAATCCTTCAATCTATTGAAATGGGCACGAAAAATGTGATTTTGGATTTTTCTGCTCTAAGCTATATCTCTAGCGCTGGAATTCGTCTTCTTGTCCACTGTCATAAGAAAATCGAGAAACAAAATCGACGTATTCTCCTTGTTGCGCTTCCTAAAGCTATTGAAAACGTCCTTTATATTACTGGATTTCTCTCCTACTTTAAAGTTTATGATCATCAAGATCAAGCGATCACTGCCTTAAAAGGGCATCTCTAAATGAAATTGAAAAAACCGATAGATTGTCTTATTCCTCATGATATGTCTCTAGCTTGCAAAGCTGTTGAATAAAAAAATTATTTTTTGAAATTTAATTTCACTATGTAATTGAGATTAATCTCTCTCATAGATATGCTCAGCCTTTCTAAATTTTAATTATTTATTTCTCTTATGCGTCGATCTATTTGCTACTCTGAACCACAGATCGCCCGTTCTGGGCAAACCTCTACTTGGAAATTTCAATATACAACGGCTAATTCTCTTCCTGAAGGGACACGATTGAAATTTGATATTTTGAGTCAGGGTCGAGATATTGACTGGGAAGTCCCCTCAGTGAATCTAGAGGAAGAGGCTAATGTCATCTATCTTGAGCTTGAAAATGGGCAAATTGTTCAGTTTGAAGAGGTGGAAAATCCCAATATGATTGTACCACAGTTCACTTGCGTACTCCCAAAAAGCATGAAAATTGGACAGAAATTTACAATCTTTATAGGCGCACCTCCTACAGCTCATAAGGATTCAAGCGACTGTGGGAATGAATGCCAGCTTACAATTCAACGTCGTCGTCCTTTTTACCTCTATATTGATCCTAAGGGAAAAGGAAATTATGAAGATCCAGAAATCTTTACAATTGATATTCGTGGAAATAAATTGCATACGATTAAAATCCTTACTCCTTCTTTTGTCGTTAAAAATAAACGCTTTGACATTACTGTTCGTTTTGAAGATGAGTTTGGAAATCTGACTAACTTTGCCCCTACAGAAACTCTTATTGAACTTTCTTACGAGCATTTAAGAGAAAATTTAAACTGGAAACTTTTTGTCCCTGAAGCAGGGTTTGTTACACTTCCTAATCTTTACTTTAATGAAGCTGGTGTATATAGGATTCAATTAAAAAACCTCCATAATAATCACATTTATACCTCTCCACCAATTAAGTGTTTTGCAGAAAATAGTGATCATTTATTTTGGGGCCTCTTGCATGGTGAATCAGAACGTGTAGATTCTACTGAAAACATTGAAAATTGCCTCCGTCACTTCCGTGATGAAAAAGCCTTTAATTTTTTT contains:
- a CDS encoding STAS domain-containing protein; amino-acid sequence: MEITEKKENNAMIFVLKGRLDSSASEEVEKKILQSIEMGTKNVILDFSALSYISSAGIRLLVHCHKKIEKQNRRILLVALPKAIENVLYITGFLSYFKVYDHQDQAITALKGHL
- a CDS encoding hemolysin family protein, whose translation is MLTHTILIASFFLVGVFFLTTVSYAFMHLGEISSLNVIKQHRKCFFYYPSHLFIFNDPPFELLIFSTILGKNFAFLGFVFTIVYALFLFSLSIWQIIIILLVLLLGISLFGEFFPRLWSIRAADYALSFSMPFASFFLFLSLPFSFLFVKFAWYSARAKEKAQLGNQVEEMKETVVEVLRKKGLKGKLNRSDKKLIESVIKFKDRIVREIMVPRVDLCSLAAETPIRLAAQSFINEGYSRIPVYKGTIDNMIGVLMFKDILEIYMNSLEDRDKTSLIASPIDSIIKNVFYTPETKKASQLLQEFRAKQMHMAIVVDEYGGTEGVVTIEDILEEIVGEIADEYDTSEEANYTTESGGKSWIVDGRMTILDIEENFNIHLPQEGDYDTIGGYIFHKVGAIPQKGLKIHYQNFDLEILHSSDKSVEKVRITARKKIHED
- the ybeY gene encoding rRNA maturation RNase YbeY — translated: MKVFVFDEQSDLSIDPDSVQPIVSQVLVKEKYSTDEVSVHFVTTKMIVELHKKFFRDPSPTDCISFPIDQHQFLGSHVLGEIFICPRTGIEYILKKNSKDQNYYHEITLYLVHGLLHLIGYNDIGEHDRAKMRKAEQKLMTFLIRNQILLKG
- a CDS encoding small basic protein, encoding MSRHKSYGKSTKTGQKRNVLKRFERIEVLKKLGRWDQEKNKIVTGLPKTPSIEI